In Dermatophilus congolensis, a genomic segment contains:
- the ruvX gene encoding Holliday junction resolvase RuvX, with protein sequence MRSGVRIGVDVGAARVGVATCNHEAILAVPVDTYPREGVPAKGDTPAIPDALERIVALVGQCEPIEIIVGLPMHLSGAEGQSAHAAKTFAQALVARVKPIPVRLMDERLTTVDAHRALHSSGRAAKTHRSVVDQVAAVMILQSALDAERDFNRVPGSIIGGRKPRHRRRT encoded by the coding sequence GTGCGGTCTGGAGTACGTATCGGCGTTGACGTCGGCGCTGCACGCGTCGGCGTAGCTACCTGCAATCACGAGGCAATCCTCGCGGTGCCGGTCGACACCTACCCACGAGAGGGTGTCCCCGCAAAAGGGGACACCCCTGCCATTCCCGATGCCCTCGAACGCATCGTTGCGCTTGTTGGTCAGTGCGAACCCATCGAAATCATCGTTGGCCTCCCCATGCACTTATCTGGAGCCGAGGGACAGTCGGCACACGCTGCGAAAACGTTTGCACAAGCTCTCGTCGCACGCGTTAAGCCCATCCCTGTTCGACTCATGGACGAACGACTTACTACGGTGGATGCTCACCGCGCACTGCACTCGAGCGGCCGGGCCGCGAAAACGCACCGGTCAGTCGTCGATCAAGTCGCGGCAGTCATGATCTTGCAAAGCGCATTGGACGCCGAACGCGACTTCAACCGCGTTCCCGGGTCCATCATCGGGGGCCGAAAACCTAGGCATAGGAGACGTACATGA